A window of the Virgibacillus pantothenticus genome harbors these coding sequences:
- the nhaC gene encoding Na+/H+ antiporter NhaC — protein MYRIKAVQATPLWEAIMMTVFIVCIISASIIFLEAAPHIPLILSLLTLCIYGLAKGNSYKVLEQGIVEGAKSGMGAIFIFFFIGILIAAWMMGGTIPTLMYAGFGLVAPSFYFAIVFVVTALIGVVVGSSLTTIATVGVAFIGVSGAVDVSLAITAGAIVSGAFFGDKMSPLSDTTNMASSTLQVDLFAHIKNMMGTTVPAFLISLLIFLIISPNLTEANFGKMNEFQSGLLDTGLVHWANGVIPLLVLLVLSVKKVPAILTLTGGSLAAIVMAYFHSAPSIGNLFAILMDGFVSETGVEGIDSLLTRGGINGMLFTISLVLLALSMGGLLFTLGIIPRLLASIDHLLNKVFSVILASATTAIGINVLIGEQYLSILLTGETYQSRYARVGLSNKNLSRVAEDAGTVINPLVPWSVCGVFITSVLGVSTLAYLPFAFFCVLSPLLTVLYGYTGWTLTYKKPEVGANSSEATGT, from the coding sequence ATGTATCGTATTAAAGCTGTGCAAGCAACACCACTTTGGGAAGCAATAATGATGACTGTATTTATTGTATGTATTATCAGTGCGAGTATTATTTTTTTGGAAGCAGCACCACATATTCCGCTCATTCTTTCTCTATTAACGCTATGTATTTACGGGCTTGCGAAAGGGAATTCTTATAAGGTATTGGAACAGGGAATTGTCGAAGGAGCAAAGTCGGGTATGGGGGCAATTTTTATTTTCTTCTTTATTGGAATATTAATTGCTGCGTGGATGATGGGTGGAACGATACCAACTCTAATGTATGCTGGTTTTGGATTGGTGGCACCGAGCTTTTATTTTGCTATTGTATTTGTAGTTACGGCACTTATTGGTGTTGTCGTAGGCAGTTCCTTAACTACGATCGCTACGGTAGGGGTAGCCTTTATCGGTGTTTCTGGTGCTGTTGATGTTTCTTTAGCTATTACTGCTGGTGCGATTGTGTCAGGGGCTTTTTTCGGTGATAAAATGTCGCCTCTATCGGATACGACCAATATGGCGTCATCCACATTGCAGGTCGATTTGTTTGCACATATTAAAAATATGATGGGAACAACAGTCCCAGCCTTTTTGATTTCGTTACTTATCTTTCTGATTATATCCCCAAACCTAACAGAAGCAAATTTCGGAAAAATGAATGAGTTCCAAAGTGGTTTATTGGATACCGGTTTAGTTCATTGGGCAAACGGTGTCATTCCACTGCTCGTTTTATTAGTGCTATCCGTTAAAAAGGTGCCGGCAATTTTAACCTTGACGGGAGGATCATTAGCTGCAATTGTGATGGCTTATTTTCATAGTGCGCCATCAATAGGAAATCTATTTGCTATACTTATGGATGGGTTTGTTTCAGAAACAGGAGTAGAGGGCATCGACTCCTTGCTGACACGTGGTGGGATTAATGGCATGTTGTTTACCATTAGCCTTGTGTTACTTGCTTTAAGTATGGGGGGCCTATTGTTTACACTTGGGATTATTCCACGATTACTTGCTTCGATCGATCATCTTTTGAATAAGGTGTTTTCTGTCATTTTAGCATCCGCAACCACCGCTATAGGAATTAACGTCTTAATTGGTGAACAGTATTTATCAATTCTATTAACCGGTGAAACGTACCAATCACGCTATGCTAGAGTAGGTCTTTCAAACAAAAATTTATCAAGAGTAGCGGAAGATGCAGGAACAGTGATTAACCCGCTTGTGCCATGGAGTGTATGTGGTGTTTTTATTACTTCTGTTTTGGGTGTATCCACATTGGCTTACTTGCCATTTGCTTTTTTCTGCGTACTTTCTCCATTGTTGACGGTGCTATATGGGTATACTGGTTGGACACTAACGTATAAAAAGCCAGAAGTTGGGGCGAACTCAAGTGAAGCGACAGGAACGTAA
- a CDS encoding alpha-ketoacid dehydrogenase subunit beta, which translates to MALSKVANKQAVQVGVKELTMIQAINDGLKTMLEEDPKTLLLGEDIGKNGGVFRATDGLQDVFGEKRVIDTPLSEAGFVGTAVGMALNGLKPVVEIQFLGFVYPAFEQIATHVTRMRTRTLGYYSMPMVIRAPYGAGVRSPEIHSDSVEALFVHLPGIKVVCPSTPYDAKGLLLASIADPDPVLFLEPMRLYRGKRQEVPAHDYRIELGKGEIVQQGEDVTIFAWGAMMPIAMEAAELMKEQGISCEVIDLRTLYPLDKAIIADSVQKTGRVVIIHEGHETGGVGSEIVSVIMETSFLYLRAPIEKVTGFDVPVPLFALEHTYLPTTERVSQAIQKVYSF; encoded by the coding sequence ATGGCATTATCCAAAGTGGCTAACAAACAGGCGGTACAGGTTGGAGTAAAGGAACTTACGATGATCCAGGCGATTAATGATGGTTTAAAAACGATGCTAGAAGAGGATCCAAAGACACTGCTTTTAGGTGAAGATATTGGCAAAAATGGTGGAGTATTTCGAGCAACGGATGGATTACAGGACGTATTCGGCGAAAAAAGAGTAATCGATACGCCTTTAAGTGAAGCGGGTTTTGTTGGAACCGCAGTAGGGATGGCGTTAAATGGCTTAAAGCCTGTTGTAGAAATTCAATTTTTAGGCTTTGTTTATCCAGCTTTTGAGCAAATTGCCACCCATGTAACACGAATGCGCACGCGAACGTTAGGCTATTATTCGATGCCTATGGTTATTCGTGCGCCATACGGAGCGGGGGTTCGGTCGCCCGAAATTCATTCTGATAGCGTAGAAGCTTTATTTGTCCATTTACCTGGTATCAAAGTAGTTTGCCCATCCACGCCATATGATGCAAAGGGATTGTTGTTAGCTTCCATAGCTGATCCTGATCCGGTATTATTTTTAGAACCGATGCGCTTATACCGTGGCAAGCGACAAGAAGTACCGGCGCATGATTATCGCATTGAGCTTGGGAAAGGGGAGATCGTACAACAAGGTGAAGATGTGACGATTTTTGCCTGGGGAGCGATGATGCCTATAGCTATGGAAGCTGCTGAACTTATGAAGGAGCAAGGTATTTCTTGTGAGGTGATTGATTTACGTACATTATACCCATTAGATAAAGCAATCATTGCGGATTCCGTACAAAAAACAGGCAGGGTCGTCATTATCCATGAAGGACATGAAACAGGGGGAGTAGGCAGTGAAATTGTATCGGTCATTATGGAAACGAGTTTTCTTTATTTGCGTGCACCAATTGAAAAAGTGACAGGTTTTGATGTACCAGTTCCATTATTTGCTTTGGAACATACGTATCTACCTACAACAGAACGGGTGTCGCAAGCGATTCAAAAAGTTTATTCATTTTAG
- a CDS encoding GNAT family N-acetyltransferase yields MCKISFDHIYHAGEVVAQSDLYVHYQNQDMLLQYNSNFLHFLRMPSLEEFEQTAAYLHDFHSRHGQHHVKFTFPQNIKPTEELIKHFIENNYNYRYLELFTIKPSEFPCVEKDSNISIQFVTENEYMDYSNLKYQQDVLFGSEFAKAQRDVYKKDFQNPNKWQIVSYFRGNISGCVDVIIGKGTAEIDNLFVLEEYRKQGIGSMLQQFVMDHCPDKLVILVADGEDTPREMYIKQRYCYRGFQYEVQKVYL; encoded by the coding sequence ATGTGTAAAATTAGTTTCGATCATATTTATCATGCAGGTGAAGTTGTTGCGCAATCGGATTTATATGTACATTATCAAAATCAGGACATGCTGTTACAGTATAATAGTAATTTCTTGCATTTTTTAAGGATGCCATCGTTGGAAGAATTTGAGCAAACAGCTGCTTATTTACATGATTTTCACTCAAGGCATGGACAGCATCATGTGAAGTTTACGTTTCCACAGAATATAAAGCCAACGGAAGAGCTGATTAAGCATTTCATAGAAAATAATTATAATTATAGATATCTGGAACTTTTTACCATAAAGCCTTCGGAATTTCCGTGTGTTGAAAAAGATTCAAATATAAGCATTCAATTTGTTACTGAAAATGAGTATATGGACTACTCAAATTTAAAATATCAGCAAGATGTGCTGTTTGGTAGCGAGTTTGCAAAAGCACAACGAGATGTATATAAAAAAGATTTTCAAAATCCAAATAAATGGCAAATCGTGTCATATTTCCGGGGAAATATTTCGGGTTGTGTAGACGTGATTATTGGAAAAGGCACAGCAGAGATCGACAATCTTTTTGTGCTTGAAGAATATCGTAAACAAGGCATAGGCAGTATGCTGCAACAATTTGTAATGGATCACTGTCCTGATAAATTAGTGATTTTAGTCGCTGATGGAGAAGATACACCACGGGAAATGTATATTAAACAAAGATATTGCTACCGTGGTTTCCAATATGAAGTGCAAAAGGTGTATTTGTAG
- a CDS encoding ABC-F family ATP-binding cassette domain-containing protein has product MSILDVQNLSHSFGDKMVLKDISFRLLKGEHIGLVGPNGAGKSTLFHILTGDVIPDEGQVNWHPKVQVGNLEQHIQLTTGQSIRKFLQGAFQDLFRAEEEMLAITEKMAQMQTKELQQLLQQYSQLQTKLGQHDFYRIPAKVEEVAAGLGISQLGLETDVSQLSGGQRTKLLLAKLLLEQPDVLLLDEPTNYLDTAHIEWLTTYLQMYPNAFMLITHDTSFLTDVAQIIYHLEHKRLTRYPGNYKQFLQAYEMRRRQIHLEYQKQQEEIIKLEGYIQKNKARASTAKQAKSREKKLNKMERIEKPSHNPKPIFSFTVTTQPANIVLQATNLTIGYDKPLFTNVNVKLQRGEKIALAGHNGIGKTTTLKTLLGRLQAISGNISLGDRLLPAYFEQEMPAIGKHTALEEIWSAYPELTQKEVRQTLARCGLRSEHIFQELSSLSGGEQTKVRLCKLMLADSNFLILDEPTNHLDIATKNALKEALENYTGTLILVSHERYFYQDWITRVWNMEEWK; this is encoded by the coding sequence ATGAGTATACTGGACGTGCAAAACCTAAGCCACAGCTTTGGCGACAAAATGGTGTTAAAAGATATATCATTTCGTTTACTTAAAGGAGAGCATATTGGACTTGTTGGTCCCAACGGAGCAGGAAAATCAACATTATTCCACATTCTTACTGGAGATGTTATTCCAGATGAAGGACAAGTAAATTGGCATCCAAAAGTTCAAGTTGGAAATTTAGAACAACATATCCAATTAACTACTGGACAATCCATACGGAAATTTTTACAAGGAGCGTTTCAGGATTTATTTCGAGCAGAAGAAGAGATGCTGGCCATTACAGAGAAAATGGCTCAAATGCAAACGAAAGAACTTCAGCAATTATTACAGCAATACAGCCAGTTGCAGACTAAATTAGGTCAACATGATTTTTATCGTATCCCTGCAAAGGTGGAAGAAGTTGCTGCTGGTCTTGGTATTTCTCAGTTAGGTTTGGAAACGGATGTGAGTCAATTAAGTGGCGGACAACGTACAAAATTACTACTAGCCAAGCTGTTGTTGGAACAGCCTGATGTCTTACTATTAGATGAACCGACAAATTATTTAGACACTGCCCATATTGAGTGGCTCACAACTTATTTACAAATGTATCCAAATGCATTTATGCTCATAACACATGACACCAGCTTTTTAACTGATGTAGCGCAAATAATTTATCATTTAGAGCATAAACGATTAACGAGATATCCAGGAAACTATAAGCAATTTCTTCAAGCATATGAAATGCGCAGAAGACAAATACATCTCGAATATCAAAAACAGCAGGAAGAAATAATCAAGCTTGAAGGGTATATTCAAAAAAATAAAGCGCGTGCTTCAACCGCTAAGCAAGCTAAAAGCCGGGAGAAAAAACTAAATAAGATGGAACGGATAGAAAAACCTAGCCATAATCCAAAACCTATTTTCTCCTTTACCGTTACAACACAACCGGCAAATATTGTACTTCAAGCGACTAACTTAACGATTGGCTATGATAAACCTCTATTTACCAATGTAAATGTAAAATTGCAGCGCGGGGAAAAAATAGCGCTCGCAGGACATAATGGGATCGGCAAAACAACTACTTTAAAAACATTGCTAGGAAGGTTACAAGCGATAAGCGGAAACATATCGTTAGGCGACCGATTGCTTCCAGCTTATTTTGAACAAGAAATGCCTGCGATCGGAAAGCACACCGCTTTAGAAGAAATTTGGTCAGCATATCCTGAATTGACACAAAAGGAAGTAAGGCAAACATTGGCACGTTGCGGGCTACGATCCGAACATATATTTCAAGAGCTATCTTCACTTAGCGGTGGGGAGCAAACGAAAGTCCGCTTATGCAAACTCATGTTAGCAGACAGCAATTTTCTCATCTTAGATGAGCCGACAAATCATTTAGATATCGCAACAAAAAACGCACTTAAAGAAGCATTAGAAAACTACACAGGAACTTTAATACTTGTTTCACATGAACGATATTTTTACCAAGACTGGATTACCCGAGTTTGGAATATGGAGGAATGGAAGTAA
- a CDS encoding dihydrolipoyl dehydrogenase family protein, which produces MVVGEFAEQRELIVIGGGPGGYHAAIRAAQLGNQVTLVEQDQLGGTCLHKGCIPSKIFTHVASKWHQTQQLSAFGISTGDLSLDMQELMAYKNSTIEQLCKGIEKLCQANRVEIVRGKANFINEHKLGVETEHQFTLFTFQHAIIATGSYPVLPENLKNNPFVWTEETIFTLHEIPKDLIVCGRDYIALEVAFSYRKLGAEVTIIIPEQADFPFDKAINRELKRMLKKEKIQLYRENKIKNITAIDGEVCVRISSNDQEISLTGTHLYMETEHKPNIESLGIDRIGMIYSEAGFIKVDNEMRTNIPSIFAIGNVTGDRLSAVIAMKQGKVAAEFIAGVASEIDTTMMPTVVHSIPPIAVVGLTEEEAIRQGYEVRTSQFGYSGNSYALIGKEKNGVTKIVKDAKTDLLLGFHVIGFGAIELISTGVTALELVARDEDLAFPFYPHPSFNETFLEAAEGLTNRAIHMKPS; this is translated from the coding sequence ATGGTGGTTGGGGAATTTGCAGAACAGAGGGAGTTAATCGTTATTGGCGGAGGTCCAGGAGGCTATCATGCAGCGATACGTGCTGCTCAATTAGGAAACCAAGTTACGTTAGTTGAGCAGGACCAGTTGGGTGGTACGTGCTTGCATAAAGGGTGTATTCCATCTAAAATATTTACGCATGTCGCTAGTAAATGGCATCAAACACAACAATTGTCTGCATTTGGTATTTCAACAGGCGATCTATCATTGGATATGCAGGAGTTAATGGCTTATAAAAATAGCACGATTGAACAATTGTGTAAAGGTATTGAAAAACTTTGCCAAGCAAATCGGGTGGAAATCGTCCGCGGGAAGGCAAATTTTATCAATGAACATAAGCTTGGAGTGGAAACAGAACACCAATTTACTCTATTTACGTTTCAGCATGCTATTATTGCGACGGGCAGCTATCCTGTTTTACCTGAAAATTTAAAGAATAACCCCTTTGTATGGACGGAGGAAACGATCTTCACCTTACATGAAATTCCCAAAGATTTAATCGTTTGTGGTAGAGATTATATTGCTTTAGAAGTTGCATTTAGTTATCGGAAGTTAGGTGCGGAGGTAACCATTATCATACCAGAGCAAGCGGATTTTCCATTTGATAAGGCGATCAATCGCGAGTTAAAACGGATGTTAAAAAAAGAGAAGATTCAACTGTATCGTGAAAATAAAATTAAAAATATAACTGCTATCGATGGTGAAGTTTGTGTAAGGATTTCTAGCAATGATCAGGAAATTTCTTTAACTGGTACACATCTTTATATGGAAACAGAGCATAAGCCGAATATAGAATCATTAGGGATCGATCGGATAGGAATGATATATTCGGAAGCAGGTTTCATCAAAGTGGATAACGAAATGAGAACAAACATCCCTTCTATATTTGCGATTGGAAATGTGACTGGGGATAGGTTATCAGCAGTCATAGCAATGAAGCAGGGTAAGGTAGCTGCAGAATTTATTGCTGGAGTAGCGAGCGAGATAGATACAACTATGATGCCGACGGTAGTCCACAGTATCCCTCCAATTGCTGTTGTAGGATTGACAGAAGAGGAAGCAATACGACAAGGTTACGAAGTAAGAACTAGTCAGTTTGGATACAGTGGTAACAGCTATGCCCTGATTGGTAAGGAAAAAAATGGGGTGACAAAGATAGTTAAAGATGCCAAAACGGATTTGTTGTTAGGGTTTCATGTCATTGGCTTCGGTGCGATTGAGCTTATTAGTACTGGAGTTACTGCATTAGAATTAGTAGCGCGCGATGAAGATCTAGCTTTTCCGTTCTATCCGCACCCGAGTTTTAATGAAACCTTTTTAGAAGCAGCTGAAGGCTTGACGAATCGTGCTATTCATATGAAACCATCATAA
- a CDS encoding dihydrolipoamide acetyltransferase family protein: MNALVQVKFSDMGEGMNEGEIIHYFVGVGDVVSVDQPLVEMQTDKMVAEIPAPAAGTIASIHYKEGDVVTVGNVIMEITTEAESAAPLSEMSNTRLQSASTTIATKKNATTVTNPYNRILAAPYTRKIARELGVDIEQIQGTGPAGRVLDDDVYQFAEQPETNKWTEEQESATQKLPQAEEEIRFAGIRKRIAEKMSYSVQTIPHVTHYDEVDLTHLLEERSVLKEMGESISVAAFFIKAVVICLKEFPIFNAQLEVEKEIIRLLKQYSIGIATHTEAGLMVPVIHDADQKSIRFMDEEMKRLIKKAKAGDLKLADMKQATFTVNNVGPLGGMAATPIINHPETAIMTFYKTKKVPVVTKDDALEIRSVMNVSVTFDHRVMDGAQSIAFTNRFKELIEHPTKLLLELI; encoded by the coding sequence GTGAACGCATTGGTTCAAGTAAAGTTTAGCGATATGGGCGAAGGGATGAACGAAGGGGAAATTATTCATTATTTTGTAGGTGTTGGAGATGTGGTGTCTGTGGATCAGCCGCTCGTAGAAATGCAAACGGATAAAATGGTAGCAGAAATTCCTGCCCCAGCAGCGGGCACGATCGCATCCATTCACTATAAAGAAGGAGATGTGGTTACTGTAGGCAATGTCATTATGGAAATTACCACCGAAGCTGAATCTGCAGCGCCTCTAAGTGAAATGTCAAATACCCGATTGCAATCCGCAAGTACTACTATAGCAACAAAGAAAAACGCTACTACGGTTACTAATCCTTATAACCGTATTTTAGCGGCACCTTATACAAGAAAAATCGCCAGGGAGCTAGGTGTTGATATAGAACAAATACAGGGGACAGGTCCAGCTGGGCGTGTACTAGATGATGACGTGTATCAGTTTGCTGAGCAACCAGAAACAAATAAGTGGACCGAAGAACAGGAAAGCGCTACTCAAAAGTTGCCACAAGCGGAAGAGGAGATACGATTTGCTGGAATACGCAAACGGATTGCAGAAAAAATGAGTTACTCCGTACAGACTATTCCGCATGTGACTCACTATGATGAAGTAGATCTTACGCATTTGCTTGAAGAAAGAAGTGTGTTAAAAGAGATGGGGGAATCCATTTCTGTGGCTGCTTTTTTTATAAAGGCTGTTGTCATTTGTCTAAAAGAGTTTCCGATATTTAATGCACAATTAGAGGTTGAAAAAGAGATTATTCGCTTATTAAAGCAATATTCTATCGGAATCGCGACACATACAGAAGCTGGTCTAATGGTTCCTGTCATACACGATGCCGATCAAAAATCGATCCGCTTTATGGATGAGGAGATGAAGAGGCTCATAAAAAAAGCGAAAGCAGGCGATTTAAAATTAGCAGATATGAAACAGGCAACCTTTACAGTAAATAATGTTGGTCCGCTTGGTGGGATGGCAGCAACACCAATTATTAATCACCCAGAGACAGCGATCATGACTTTTTATAAGACAAAGAAAGTGCCTGTTGTTACAAAAGACGATGCGCTAGAGATTCGAAGTGTGATGAATGTTTCGGTCACATTTGATCATCGGGTAATGGATGGAGCGCAGTCGATCGCATTTACAAATCGTTTTAAGGAACTAATTGAGCACCCGACAAAGCTATTATTGGAGTTGATATAA
- the pdhA gene encoding pyruvate dehydrogenase (acetyl-transferring) E1 component subunit alpha, protein MREKYPLLQIIDQEGKWLDESNEEGLLEEKVKQFYYHMLRIRTYDQKGVALQRQGRIGTYVPFAGQEAAQVGSALALGNEDWMFPTYRDHGASLTFGADLDRMLLHWNGRIEGCLPSREKKIMPASIPIATHLPHATGAAMAEGYKGTRNAAIAYFGDGATSEGDFHEGINIASVFKAPVVFFNQNNGYAISLPVEKQMNSETIAQKAEAYGIPGVRVDGMDVFAVYFAVSEALERSRSGKGPTLIEAVTMRFGAHTTADDPSKYRDQAEVNRIRDQVDPLLRLEKHMKHRGIWEMAWRDSIETAIQDELEAAIKRMETYEQPAVSDMFDHVFAEPTWTIEKQKQRILSTGGSS, encoded by the coding sequence ATGCGAGAAAAATATCCATTACTGCAGATAATTGACCAAGAAGGTAAATGGTTAGATGAGTCGAATGAGGAAGGATTATTGGAAGAAAAAGTAAAACAGTTTTACTATCACATGTTACGAATTCGAACCTATGATCAGAAAGGGGTAGCCCTACAGAGACAAGGAAGAATTGGGACCTACGTACCTTTTGCAGGGCAGGAGGCAGCCCAAGTGGGCAGTGCATTGGCCCTTGGAAATGAAGACTGGATGTTCCCTACGTATCGAGATCACGGTGCATCGCTTACCTTTGGAGCAGACCTAGATCGAATGCTATTACATTGGAATGGGCGGATAGAAGGGTGTTTACCTTCAAGGGAAAAAAAGATTATGCCTGCATCCATACCTATTGCTACGCATTTACCGCATGCCACTGGTGCAGCGATGGCTGAAGGGTATAAAGGAACTCGAAATGCGGCAATTGCCTACTTTGGAGACGGAGCAACGTCAGAAGGGGATTTTCATGAAGGAATAAATATAGCGAGTGTCTTTAAGGCGCCGGTCGTCTTTTTTAATCAAAATAATGGCTATGCCATTTCGCTTCCAGTTGAAAAGCAGATGAATTCGGAAACCATTGCACAAAAAGCGGAAGCATACGGCATCCCAGGTGTTCGTGTGGATGGCATGGATGTGTTCGCTGTTTACTTTGCTGTTAGCGAAGCTTTAGAAAGGTCTCGATCAGGAAAGGGTCCAACCCTAATTGAGGCAGTGACGATGCGGTTTGGTGCCCATACGACAGCTGATGACCCGTCTAAATATAGAGATCAAGCCGAGGTGAATCGGATTCGGGACCAGGTTGATCCATTACTACGCCTGGAAAAACATATGAAACATAGAGGTATTTGGGAGATGGCGTGGCGGGATTCGATTGAAACAGCGATTCAAGATGAATTGGAAGCCGCAATAAAACGGATGGAAACATATGAACAGCCAGCTGTTTCTGACATGTTTGATCATGTATTTGCTGAGCCAACGTGGACGATTGAAAAACAAAAGCAGCGCATTTTGTCAACGGGAGGGAGTAGCTAA
- a CDS encoding Leu/Phe/Val dehydrogenase encodes MKQLEHLQEVDVFQKIGGHEQVVFCNDPKTGLKAIIAIHNTTLGPALGGTRMYPYSSVNAALNDVLRLSEGMTAKCAMSDVDFGGGKAVIIGDPKKDKSPAMFRAFGQFVDSLNGRFYTGTDMGTTMDDFIYAAKETNFINGLPEAFGGSGDTSIPTAQGIIYALQATNQFLFQSNALEGKVYALQGLGKVGRKIALHLLEVGAEVYVTDVNESVINEFLNEAKSFQNAVHVVSPLDIYQVNADVFMPCAMGGVINERTIPVLNVKAVVGSANNQLAHETDAELLHDKGILYAPDYIVNAGGLIQVADEQYGANKNRVLQKTKTIYEMVLQLYVEAQADHITTVEAAHRKYVKQLEEQQNRNNFYSRNHRPKWDIK; translated from the coding sequence TTGAAGCAATTAGAACATTTGCAAGAGGTTGATGTGTTTCAAAAAATAGGCGGTCATGAGCAAGTTGTATTTTGCAATGACCCGAAGACAGGATTAAAAGCAATTATCGCGATACATAACACCACTCTAGGGCCAGCACTAGGTGGAACACGTATGTATCCATATTCAAGTGTTAACGCTGCATTAAATGATGTGCTTCGTTTATCTGAAGGAATGACCGCAAAATGTGCAATGAGCGACGTTGATTTCGGTGGGGGAAAGGCAGTCATTATTGGTGATCCAAAAAAGGATAAATCACCGGCGATGTTTCGGGCATTTGGACAATTTGTAGATTCATTAAACGGCAGGTTTTACACGGGTACAGATATGGGGACGACTATGGACGACTTTATTTATGCAGCAAAAGAAACGAATTTCATCAATGGTCTACCTGAAGCATTTGGGGGTAGCGGAGACACGTCGATACCAACAGCACAGGGCATTATTTATGCGTTACAAGCAACGAATCAGTTTTTATTTCAAAGTAATGCTCTGGAAGGAAAAGTTTACGCGTTACAAGGACTAGGGAAGGTTGGCAGGAAAATAGCACTACACCTGCTTGAAGTCGGCGCAGAGGTCTATGTAACGGACGTGAATGAAAGCGTTATCAATGAGTTTTTAAATGAAGCTAAATCATTCCAGAACGCTGTGCATGTTGTAAGCCCGCTAGACATCTATCAAGTAAACGCAGATGTTTTTATGCCTTGTGCGATGGGCGGAGTAATTAACGAAAGAACGATACCAGTGCTAAATGTAAAGGCAGTTGTTGGTTCAGCAAATAATCAGCTAGCTCATGAAACGGATGCAGAGCTTTTACATGACAAGGGGATTTTATATGCACCTGATTATATCGTTAATGCTGGTGGACTTATCCAGGTTGCGGATGAACAGTATGGTGCCAACAAGAACCGCGTACTACAAAAGACGAAAACAATCTATGAAATGGTACTTCAATTATACGTAGAAGCTCAAGCTGATCATATAACTACGGTAGAAGCGGCACACCGTAAATATGTAAAACAGTTGGAAGAACAACAAAATCGAAACAACTTCTATAGTCGAAATCACAGACCGAAATGGGACATCAAGTAA